Genomic DNA from Setaria italica strain Yugu1 chromosome V, Setaria_italica_v2.0, whole genome shotgun sequence:
ATGCAATAACCCACGTCGAATTCATCGCGTCTTCCTCGACTCCGGCTGACGCCCAAGGCTAGAACACGCCGTCTTCTTCAGAAGACCGGCGTCACCAACGCGCCGGCGTGGAGACGCCGGCTGAAGGCCGGGAATAGGCGTCGGTGGCAGCGCGGTTCTCCAGAACGGGAGATGCGGCGCTGATTCTTGAGGCCGGCGCGTCGGACAGGGCGCGGAATCGCGaccacggcggcgtcgcggcgagaggagagagaggagatgcgCCCGCCGCACAGCGCACACCCACGGGTAAAAGAAAAAGATTGTCTAACGAGGCGTGGGCCTTTATGCCCAGCCCAGGAGGCCCAGCACACAGGGGAGGTGGCCCAAGTTGCCTCGTGCGCCCGCGTGGCAGAAGAGAAAAAGGACACGCgggttctttttctttcacattttttttcttagctCGGTTGGCTGCCAGCCCGGGGGTTCGATTCCTTGATCGGACTTAGGTGCATCGTCGGGGTTTTTCCCAGTTGCGTTCACGAGTTCGTTAGGGTATACACGCGTACGTGTAAGTGGTACTGCATATCCGTATGCACGGGAGATCTAGGCCTTCCAATGTTTTTCATAAACATGTACGATGTGGTGTGAGGGTAGAGTGCGTTGGTTGCGTGTGTCCTTATTGTACCCTTAAAATAATTGATTCATTGATATTCTTCGTGCAATATAATCAAAATAGTTTTTGCAAAATGTTCAGAAAATacattcaaaatgttgaaatggctcGACATTTTTTAAACTTGAGTTGGCAATTGTTCAGCATTTTATGCGGAAATTTGAGATAAGTGTTGTTAAATATTGGGTCGTTATTTTTACTACATTCAAATTATTCACATTGGGGTGGGAAGAGGATGTGGGATTTAATGTGGTTATTACGTATTGTGCATAAAATTATCCACAGCTGATTTTCATAAAATTAATTATTGAATAACAGTTTATTATCCAACCAAAAGTTGTGCAGTGGCGTCTATTTTTTAAGTTATGTCTATAAATATGAATGTGCCATGCATTTTCTCACttgaattattttgcaagtAAGTTGACGTATATTGATTTTTCGAAGCAAAGCAAGAAGACGACACTTTGGGGTCCACGATAGAACTTGGGTTTTTATGTACCCACTACATTGATTATCATGTTGTTTTTCCCGTTATGGATAGAGCAACTTTCCACTAAACAATACATCAGTTACCATTGGTTACAAGAAAAATAACTGTTTCTGGAAAATATAAAATAAGGTTGCGGTGGAGTTGTACTCTTGTACTAGCTCCGTTCCATcgtttgttttgacttttttatatttatagattttgttatgtacTTGGAtgtaccctatgtctagatgtataataatatccaTGAATGTAAAGAAGCTAAAAcaaattataatttggaatgaaggGAATAGGATTTGACTACAGGAGTCTTTGTATCTGATGGACAGTAAGAGAATGAACATTAGCAAGGTGATTCACATAAGATCCTTTTTCGAAACACACAGTACAAACGTAATCGCTCACATACGCGTACACAAACTCGCACGCAACCACCTatatgagcacctccgaaagaTTAAGCCGGCAAATCCTTGAGATTGAAGAAGTCACCACTAACGCCTCGTTGTCAATgggcacgtcgcctaccactaaaagaatagcGCCGATTAAATTCTGAAATAATCCAGAAAAATGCAAGCACCCTTActgagtcgaggactcgaatcCGGTGGGCATCTTCGATCGCATGGGATCTTTTCAGCTCAATTCGCTATTCACATAAGACCGTTGCACTATGATATAGAAGGGAACATGTAGCTTTGAAGTCATATGCGGCTAGAGACAAGAGATAATGTTGGGAAAAAAAGATTCCCTGAGGTTGGTAGCGTGATCGAAGCAATGTTGTTCAGTTGTTCTCTGTAGTGCTGAGTTGCTATTGAAATCTTAACCGCATGGTGCGACTTATGTTTACAAGTTCATGTCTCATTGCGCGATTTACTATTCCTTCATTAGTAAACAATTTTGGCTGTCTTACTGAATTTGATTTTAGGGTTAAGACATTCCTACACACCTTTCTGCAAGCACAAGTGTTTTTCAATTTACGGGCTAGTTCCATAGTTCGGGGAATTAAGGAGACTTGGTTCAATTTTTTCTACAGGCTGTTGTCACATTTGACcggtaaaaaaaatatgaatgatACAAATGATTTGGACGCCGCGTGGATGACAAGTATGCTGATCAACCCGGACTAGAGAGATTTGAACCCCGATTGTACCACTTAGCTGGAAGCTGTTCGAAACGGGCCGTAAAGAAATCTGCCATACGGCCCACAAAGCCGACAAAAAGAAGGCCCATATTAAGTACAGGCCCACAGCCCGTCTATTAGTTCCCATCTCACGAGCGTTTTAGGGTTTAGGCGGCCCGACCCAGTATAAAACCACGCTCTTCCTCGCCTCCAACAATTCTAGGGTTTCCACTctgccgcgccgcctccccctaCCTCGAGGTAAGCCGCCgcatccctctccctctctctcctccccacgCATCCGCTCCATTGCGGTTGTTCCTTCCATCTCACCCGCCCTCTTATCCGCCTTTTCGCAGGAACGCTGCTCGCACCAGCACCACCGGCGCCATGAGGTACGGCTGCGCTTCTCTTCTGTTTCGGTCGTGGTTGCGTTTTCTTTTCTGTGTGAGAACAGGCAGACATGTCTAGCGTGATGTAGAGTTGGTCGCTATTAGCAATGCAATTTTATTGTCAGTGATGTGGCTCGCATTGTTTAGGAGTTACCCTGTTTTAGATTCGCTATTTGCAAGCCTTTTTTATCGTGTTATTTGCACGATTTATCTGACTGTCTGAACCCCTTCTTAGATGGTACATTTGCAATCCATATTTTTGTTATTAGTTGTTATGTGCGTCCTTGCTGCAAGATTTGAATGGAAGTTTCCCCATTGGCAGCAGCGAAACAGTTGTGGTGTATGTTGATCTGTCGTAGAATTTCGCGTGCCAAATTAGTTGTGCCCGGTGCTTTGTATGTCTCGAGGTGAAGCTCCATGTACTGGTCATGTTACCAAGCTTACTATGATTTGGCAGTCCAACAATAGAAGTGATGGACACACAACACTTTTTCTATAAATCTGTAACTGGGGGCAAATGTCTATCATGTATACCACCTCATTTGATGTGTTCAGGGATTTTGCTTTCTCTGTTTGAGCTCATTGCTGCTTAGGATTAATATGTTTACTTCCTATGCATCATCTTTTTAACTAACTTATCCTGTTATTTTGTTAATCTGCTCCTTGAGTATAGATATTTTGTCTGTTTCAATCATTTGTGTTCCATGGAATTGATGTGTTCAGAAAAGCTATTCCAAGATTTTGTTGTCCCAAGCAAAATACCTAAGAATTGCAGCATGCAATTAACTGTCTCTTGTTTTATTTCAGTAAGTTGCAGAGCGACGCTCTGAGGGAGGCAATTGCCTCAGTTACCAATGACTCCCGTGAAAAGCAGCGCAAGTTTGTCGAAACCATTGAGCTACAGATTGGACTGAAGAACTATGACCCTCAAAAGGACAAGCGTTTCAGTGGTTCTGTTAAGCTGCCTCACATCCCTCGCCCTAAGATGAAGGTTTGCATGCTTGGTGATGCTCAGCACGTTGAGGAGGTATGCTATGTTTGTaccattgtttccattttttGCATTGAATTGCCCGTTCTCAGAATTTAATCCTTTTCACTAGTGGTGAAGTATTATTTCTATCAAAGCATTGACTGGCTGTGGCTGTTATGCTTGATTTAAACTATATCGTGAATCAGTCTATAATTTGTGAGTTTGTGTTATGTCACTTCTGCTATGCCTTGTTCAACACCATTTAGATTTATCATATCTAGATTCTATGCTATTTGCTTATACCTGCTCTAATATCTTTTTACAATGTGCTATTCAGGCAGGGAGAATAGGTCTGGACAGTATGGATGTGGAAGCcctcaagaagatgaacaaaaaCAAGAAGCTAGTTAAGAAGCTCGCAAAGAAATACCATGCTTTCCTTGCATCTGAGGCCATCATTAAGCAAATTCCTCGTCTTCTTGGACCTGGTCTTAACAAGGCAGGCAAGGACATCTAACTTCCATCTATTACATTATATAGGCATTTGTTGTGATTTTTAAGTGCAATGAGCTACTTCTCATTAACTGTGAGATAGACTGTATAAACTACGTGTGGACGT
This window encodes:
- the LOC101773539 gene encoding 60S ribosomal protein L10a, with the protein product MSKLQSDALREAIASVTNDSREKQRKFVETIELQIGLKNYDPQKDKRFSGSVKLPHIPRPKMKVCMLGDAQHVEEAGRIGLDSMDVEALKKMNKNKKLVKKLAKKYHAFLASEAIIKQIPRLLGPGLNKAGKFPTLVSHQESLESKVNETKATVKFQLKKVLCMGVAVGNCGMDEKQIFQNVQMSVNFLVSLLKKNWQNVRCLYLKSTMGKVYRLF